Genomic segment of Arachnia propionica:
GCGTCAGGTGGCGATCATCGGCGTAGCCATGAATCTTCCCGGGGACATCAGGGATCTCGACGCTCTATGGAGACACAGCGCACGACAAGGAGACGCCGTGACTCCGATCGCTGACTCTCGTCCCGAGATTCTGAGGGATCATCTCCGGAACCACAGCTCCCTCCTAGGGTTCCCTGAATACGCTGCGTTCACATCTGACATCCGGGCCTTCGACGCAGCCTTCTTCGGAATCTCACCTGCCGAGGCTCGCGCCATGGATCCTCAGCAACGCAAAATGTTGGAGCTCACCTGGCACGTGCTTGAGGACGCCGGTTACCGGCCCGCGTCCCTGGCCGGTGCCCCGGTGGGAGTGCACTGTGCTGTCAATGCCGTCGACTACGGCGAGCTCCTGATCCAGGAGCCCCAGATCTTGGAATCTCTTGGTCCTTTCGCCGACCCTGGGGTACATCCATCGATGATCGCCAACCGTGTGTCCCGCTGGTTCGGCTTTTCCGGTCCCAGCGAGACCTACAACACGGCCTGCTCGAGCTCCTTGGTCGCCCTGCATCACGCGGTGCGGGCTCTACGTGACGGCTCGTGTGAGCTTGCGATCGCGGCGGGCGTCAACGCCCTTCTCAGCGCTCGCGGCTTCCACCAGATGAACCGTGCTGGAATGCTGTCGCCAGACGGGCGCTGCGCCGCCTTCGATCACCGGGGCAACGGATTCGTCCGCGCCGAGGGATTCGTCGCGGTACTGCTCAAGCCCTTGGAACTTGCGTTGAAGGATGGGGACCGTGTCCTAGCCGCCATTCTTGGTACCGCGATAGGGCATGACGGGCGAACCGATTCCTTGCGTGCCCCCAACCCGGCCGCACAGCGCGACCTTGTGATGGCCGCGATCCGGGACGCCGATGTCCCCGCGGAAACCATCAGTTACCTGGAAGCCCACGGTACCGGGACGGCTCTCGGTGACCCCATCGAGTTTGAGGGCCTCAGTGCCGCCTTCCAGCGACTTGCTCCAGGCATGCCGGAGGGCTCATGCGTCCTCGGGTCGGTCAAGACGAACCTTGGACACCTGGAGGCGGCGGCAGGACTAGCTGGTGTTGCGAAGGTGCTGGCTTGTTTCGCGCGGCGTGAGCTCCCAGGGCTCGGCCATTTCGAGCGGTTGAACCCCAACCTCGATACGGGCGGCTCCCCGTTCCGGATCGCCACCGCCAACGAGCCCTGGCAGCCGGATGGCGATGCGACGCCGCTTCGCTGTGGGATCAGTTCGTTTGGTTTCGGCGGTGCCAATGCCCACGTGATCCTAGAGGGCGGGTTCGACGCCGCGTCCGTTACCCGGGATGCCATTCTCCCCGTGCTCCTCGTGCTGTCGTCGTGTACCGCGGATGGCCTGCGCGCCGAGGCCGGCGCTTTGGCGGCGCACCTGGCGAGCCACCCGGAACGGGATCTGCGAACCACCGCGCTCGGTTTGATGGCCCGCCAGCCTCTTGAAGAGCGGTTGGCATTGATCGTCAGCGACCGGGACGAGGCCATCGCGCGGCTCGCAGAGTTTGCCGATATCGGAACCGCTTTTAGGATCCGTTGCGGGCGAGTTCCCACGAGCCATGTTCTGGCTTTGCCTACGCCGGGTACCTCCGCTGACGCCGTGAGTGATTGGCTCAACTCAGGCAACCTCGAAAGTGCCCAGGAGAGCTGGCTCGCGGGTCACCAGGTGCCGTGGGACGGACTGGGGTTCATGCCGGAGGCCGCTGGTCTGCCGGGACATGTCTTCGCCAAGACCTCGTTCTGGTACGACGACGTGCCTAGTCCTGAGTGCCCCAGCCTGGATAGACGGCTTCACCCGCTGGTCGCCTACAACACCTCAACCTTTGCGGAGCAGCGGTTCCGGATCGCCCTAGACCCGGCTGATGTTCTCGCCCGGCACCGCCAGGTGGACGGGGTGGCGTCGATGCCCAGTTCCGCACTGCTGGAGGCCGCGCGCTTCTGTTACGAAGTCGCATGCGGTGCATCCGGTCCTGTGGTCCTATCCGATCTCCTCTGGGCTCCCGAACAGCCGACGGCAGGACCCCTTGACATAGTCCTGGTTCCCTCCGGTGATGGCGCCGACTTCGATTTCCTCGACTCCGACGGCGCAGTGGTGTGCCAAGGAACGATCCGCGCCGGGACGCCGGCAACGCGCAGCGCGGCAAATTGGGGACTGGAGATTGTCGACCCAGCTGGCATAGCTGAAGAGTTCGCGACCGCTGGACTACGGCACGGCCCAGCTTATGGCTGCATCGTTGCCCTCTCGCTGGGTGAGCGGATGGCCTCAGCCCGGATCCGGTTGCCGGAGACCTTGGCCGCCCTTGAACAGCCGTACACGATCCAGCCGATGCTGCTGGCACGGGCGCTCGAGTTGGCCTGGCTCGCAATGAGACGGGAAGGGCTGGCGAGTAACACCACAGAGCCCTCGTATCTGGGCGAGATGGCTGTTCATCAAGCCATGGGACTTGAAGCCGACGTCGACGTGCGGGTCGGGTCGAGCGGCTGCGACATCACGATCCGCAATGAGGAACAGATTCTGGCGACTCTGACTGATGTCAGGTTCACCGAGATCGGACAGGTACAACGATGATGAAAATTCAGGGATCTACACCGCTTGCCCAGAAGAACGTCGCCTTCGAATCGGTGGCCTCCGCGCCGCACACGGGTGCGTTTCTGACGCACTGTCGGCAGCGCCCGAATGATGAGTTCCTCGGCATGCGCGACGCGAATGGAAACACCCGGCTGCTCTCAGGGACGAACCTTGTGGGAGCCACCGCGCGCATCGGCTCCTTTTTGGAGAACTTCCTTGAGCCACAGCAGCGGATCCTTATAGCCATTGATGATGGTCTCGACTTCTCGCAGGCCTTCCTCGGCTGTCTTCACGCGAACGTCACCGCCGTCGTCACCGCCACCAGCAACTTCACGGCGGACGACTGGGAACACCGCATCGGCCTACTCGTTGAGGATGCCTCCGTTACGGCCGTTCTCGCTGACGAAAGCACGGGGAGGCTCCTCAACGCCTCCAGGTTCCTTGACATGCTCGACATCTTGGAGTTCGACGATGCTCTGAAATATGAGGGTGAGCTGCGCGACCAGCGGCCCGTTGACGACGAAGACGTCGCACTCGTGCTCTACACCTCAGGTTCCACATCCAATCCCAAAGGTGTGTGCCTGACTCAGCAAGCGTTGTGGGACGGCGCCTGCGTGCATGCCGACTGGTGGCGCGTGCAGTCGTCGGACACGGTGTCGACCTGGCTCTCCAACGCCCACATCTTCGGACTCCATCTCAACCTGCTCGTTCCGCTGGCCGCTGGCTGTCGCAGTATCCAGCTTCGAAGCGACCTCTTCCTCGACGACCCGGTCGAGTGGCTGCGGGCGCTGCAGGCCGAACAGGCCACGCACACAGGTGCTCCGAACTTTGCGTTCGAACTTGCCGCACGCTGCGTTGCCGACCAAGCCCCCGATCTCGACCTCTCCTCGCTGAAGGCTGCCGTGTGCGCGGGCGAGCCGATCCGGTCGGCGACCGTTGCCGAGTTTTCTCGAACCTTGGGCTCTCGCGGGTTCAACGAGCATGCCTTCTGCCCTTACTACGCGGCGACCGAGACCCAGGCGATCACCGGTGCCCGTGCCGGTGAAGCCGTCCGTGAACTGCACGTCGACCCCCAGGCTCTGCTCGGCGGCTCCGCCATCGATCAGCCCGTAGACCAAGGCGGCCGCGCTCTCGTATCGTGTGGCAGGCCGGGGTCACACACCACCGTTCTCATCGTCGACGAGGCTGGAAGGGTCCTGCCCAGCCGCAAAGTCGGGGAGATATACGTAAAAACCCGTGACGTCGCCACAGGCTACCTGTCGGACCCGGAACTCACATCCCAGGTTTTCGACATGGGTGTCGACGGCCAGACGGGCTTCTACCGAACCGGTGACCTTGGCGTGATCGTTGACGGGGAGCTGTTCATCGTCGGACGCATCAGGGACATCCTGATCGCTGGCGGGAAGAACCACCACCTCGCCGACCTCGAGGAGACCGTACGCCGAGGCGTTCCCGGCCTTCCGGGGCGCACTGTCCTGGTCGCCGTGGACGATGAGCAGGCAGAACGGTTAGTCGCTCTTCAGGAGGCGGTTGAGACCCTCCCGGTTGAGGACATGCAGGACTTTTGCGAGCGCATCGTATCCGCACTCTCGATGACCCACGGGCTATCAGTCCATGACGTCGTAGTAGTACCGAGTGAGGCGTTCGCCGCATCGGCCAAGCTTCGTCGGCGAGAGCTTGGCCTCCAGTACCTTGAGGGGACTCTTCCTACGCTCTACAGCCGCCGCGGCGGCTTCGTCCCGAGGCCACCGCTTCCCGAAGACATGACCCTGGGGACCGAGCAGTGGCTCCCCGCACCCCATCCGGCTGCCGGACAGGGTCCTCGGGGCGCCACCCTCGTCTTCCTGGACGATGATCAGCTCCGCAGCGCCCTGGCAACGCAGTTCCGAACCCTCGGAATTGATGGTGAGTTGATGTGGGCTTCCGACATGAGCGACGGCCTAACCGGGCAGATGTCGGATGCCGAGCTGGCCGACCTGGCGCGTCGCGGTGGTGCCGTGAACGTCCTGCATCTGCATGCCCTTGAACGCCCCGGCATGACGGGTTCTCACCAACTTCCCCTCCGACTCCTCAGATCATGTCTCCGGGTAGGGCTGTCCCCCGAACGCATCATGATCGCCTCCCGGATGGAGAATGATTTGGCGCGCATTCACGTCGACTCGTGGATCGGTTTTGAGCGCTCCCTTAAGTGCATCCTTCCCGAGACGCGCCTCCAGATACTTGGTCTAGATGCAGAATGCACCGATGTCGCGGCTGTGGTGGCGTCGGAATGGGCAACGACCGAACCGTCCAGCGCCTTCTACGTGCAGGGGAGCCGGCTCATCTCCCAACAGCGTGATGCTGAGATCGGCCTGACCGGCGCCTCGCGGATGCGTCGTGGAGGCACCTACCTCGTCGTCGGTGGGCTCGGGGGCATCGGAATGGCCTTGGCCGAGCACCTGCTGACGGATTGGTCGGCCAACGTCGTACTCGTCGGCCGTGGCGCACCCCGACCCGAGGTAAAGCGAGTTCTGTCCGGGTTGGGATGCCCGGATCGGATCCTGGTGTGTCGAGCTGACGTTTCTGATTCGGCGGCTATGGACGCGGTCGTAGCGGATGTGCTGGCTCGCTTCGGCGACCTTCACGGTATCTTCCACGCCGGCGGGGTGCGTCCAGACAGCACTCTGGCGGAGAAGACCGACGAGCAGTTCCAGGCAGCTGTCGCCGCCAAGACCGACGGAACCCTTGTGCTCCAACGGCTGGCCGAGCAGCTCGATCTCGACTTCGTCGTGCTGTTCTCGTCGAGCGCCGCCATCGTCGGTGACTTCGGGGGCTGCGACTACTCCGTGGCCAATCGGTTCCAGATGGCGTGGGCGACCGCGCCTGCCTCGGGTCGCACGCATCGTCTTGCCGTCAACTGGCCGATGTGGGGCAGTCTCGGTATGGGAGAGGCGGACGAGGCTTCTTCGGCGCTGTCCGTCAGCATGAATGGACAGCGTCTGCTCCAACCTGCGGAGGGGCTGGCTGTGCTGGACCGGCTCCTCGAGCAGCCTGGACATCAGTACTCTGTCACGGTCGGGCAGCAGAGCTCGCGGCCGAGTGTTGTGGTAACAAAGACGGCTTCCGAGGCTGGGACCGCCGAGTCTCGGCCAGCCCCTACATCGTCGCTTCCCATCAATGCTCAGGTGGAGTGGGAGATCAAGGAAGTGATCGAGGAAATCCTCGCCGTCGCCCCATCAGACATCGATTCACAGGAACCTCTGCGGGATCTCGGATTCGATTCCGTCGCTCTAGTCGAGTTGGCGGGCATGCTCAACTGCCGGTTCGACCTGGCCCTGACGCCCGATGTGTTCTTCTCGCACAACACAGTGGCGCGCCTCGGAACACACTTGCTGGAGCAGCACGCAGACCGACTCGAAACACGCTACGGTGCACGCCGAAACGCAGCGACGAACCCAACCCGCGGCTCCCTGACTCGCCGGACCCGTTCGTCGGGCCAGCGCTTGGTCCCCAAGGATGGTCCGGTCGTCGAAGCTTCGTCGACAGACAACGTGGCGACGATTGCCAAGAGTTCTGCTGCCGCCTGGGTGACCGAGCCGTTGGCGCTCATCGGGCGTGCGGGACGATTCCCGGGTGCCCGCGACGTCGATGGGTTGTGGGAGATCCTGTCGGATGGCCGCTGCATGGTCGCCGAGCCGCCACGTGATCGAGCTGGCTGGTGGCGTGACGGCGAGGAATCCATCAGGTCGCTTGCCGCCATCGAGGGGCCTGGGGAGTTTGATCCGTTGTTCTTTGAGATTTCGCCGCGTGAGGCGGAGGCGATGGATCCGCGGCAGCGGTTGTTGTTGCAGGAGATGTGGCATGCGTTGGAGGATGCGGCGGTTGGGTCGCGGGAGTTGTCGGAGTCTCGGGTTGGAGTATTCGTTGGTATCGAGGAAGGGGACTACCAGCGAGTTGCCGGTGATGCTGGGACGGTGGCGTCCAATCACAACGCGATCCTGGCTGACAGGCTGTCCTATTTCTTGGATTTGACGGGGCCAGCGATGGCGATCAATACGGCGTGTTCGTCCGGGTTGGTGGCTTTCCATGAGGCGTGTAATGCCTTGCGTGCCGGTGAATGTGATTTGGCTGTTGTCGCCGCGGCGAACATCCTAGCAACATCGGAGCTGTATGACGCCATGTCTCGGGCTGGGATGTTGTCGGCTTCTGGGGTGTGTCGGGCTTTTGATGAGCGGGCTGATGGTTTGGTGCCTGGTGAGGCTGTGGTGGCTGTGGTGTTGCAGCGTCGTGATGAGGCGTTGCGGCGGGGGCGTCGGGTATTGGCGTCGGTGTTGGGTTCTGGTGTGAATGCGGATGGTCGGACTAATGGGATTACGGCTCCTTCGGGTGAGGCGCAGGAGTCGTTGATTCGTGGGGTGTTGGAGCGTTCGGGTGTTTCTGCGGATCGGGTGGGTCATGTGGTGGCTCATGGGACTGGGACGCGGTTGGGGGATCCGGTTGAGGTGAATGCGTTGGTGTCGGTTTTTGGTGGTGGGTCGTGTGTGGTTTCTTCGGTGAAGCCGAATGTGGGGCATGCGTTGGCGGCGTCGGGTTTGGTGTCGTTGGTGTCGTTGGTTGAGGGGATGCGGCATGAGTTGATTGCGCCGTCGATTTTGTGTGAGTGTCCTAGTGATTATGTGGATTGGGATTCGTCGGGTTTGGTGTTGGCGCGTGAGGGTGTGGCGTGGCCTGCGGGTGAGGGGGCTCGGATTGGGGCGGTTTCTGCTTTCGGGTTTAGTGGTACTAATGCTCATGTTCTCCTCGAAGCCGGAACCACGCTTTTAGAGGAGTTGGTGCCCGCCCCGGACGAGGCGGCGAGCGGGGCCTTGGTTCTCGCCCTGTCAGCCTGCACGGACGAGGTGCTTACCGTTCAGCTTGAGCAGCTCGCGGAATGGATGAAACGGTACGGTAACGACGAGGCCGTCCTGCCAAAGGTGGCGCACACGTTGCAGACCGGACGGCATCTGATGAACCATCGCTGCGCAGTCATCGCCTCGACGCTTGAAGAAGCAATCGTCCAGCTCAAGCGCGCCGCCAAGGGGGAGTCGGGCCGTGGCATTCATCGCGGCGTGGTGGATCGTGGTTTTGAGGCGCGCCGCCACCTCCAGCAACTCGTCGACCAAACGCTCATCCCAGACGCGGGCCCTGAGCGGTTCGAGGGCGTGAGCCTGCTTGCGGACCTGTTCTGCCAAGGGTATGACATAGGCTTGGCGCGGCAGTTCCCAGGGATTCCGGGCATTGTTTCCCTACCCGGCTATCCGTTCTCGCGCGATGTCTACTGGCTCGACGGCCGGGCAAACGGGCGAGCGATTGAGTTGCATCCTCTGGTACACAGGAACACCTCCCGGCTGGGGCGCGTCAGCTTCGAGTCCTCTTTCGACGCGGCTCCCGAGGCGATTGCTGCCCTTGAAATGGCGCGCGTGTCCTGTCTGTTGGCACTCGGACTCAACTCCGGCGACGTGGTTCTGACCGATGTGCAGTGGGGCGGCCCGCTGAGCACCGAGATGAGCATCAACGTTCAGGAGGGGAACGGCTCGGATCTCGAGTGGGCCTTCAACGATCCGACGGGCCGGATCCTCGTCCAAGGACGTGGACATGTGAGTTATGAGGAGTCGGTTACGCAACGCCGGCCCCTCAAAAGCCCGGACGTGGTTGAAGCCCCCGCACCCCGTGCCTACGACGAGACGACGGACATTGGGATCGTTCAGGTGCTCGCCACCATGTGTGGCGCCCTGGCAGGCGGCTCGTCGCTCTCCCTCGTAGACCTGGAATGGACGGCCCTTCCAGCCGCTGAAACCAAGATCACGAGGATTCGGACCCGCGCGCGCTGGACCGGCGACACGCTATCCGGTGACGCCGACCTCCTCAACGAGGACGGTGAGGTAATCGGCTCTGTGCGCGGGCTTCGTGGCGAATTGCGCAGGGCGGCCAGATCTTCGCAGGGACAGTGTCGGGCGGGTCACACAGACGGTCACGGCCTTGCCGCCCGGGTGGCGGACGATATCCGTCAGGTCATGGCCTCGGTCCTTGGTCTTCCTACCAACCAGATCGACGACGGCGAGAGCCTTGCCAGCTACGGATTCGACTCGCTTCGACTGACCGAGCTGGCTCGTGAACTCGGCGCGCGCCTGGGAGCGAAAGTCACCCCAGATCTGTTCTTCAGGCATCCCACTATCGGTCGGCTGCGCGATCACTTCACCGCGATCATCACGCCCTCCAGCAGTGAGGAGAGCGAAGTCGTGATGACGGACGAGGAGACGGTCGGCAGAGCCGTGGAACTCACCGGATGGCCCACCCGAAGCACGGGCGGTGCCCGTGAACCCGTCGCGATCGTTGGCATGGCGGGACGATTCCCGGGTGCCCGCGACGTCGACGCTTTCTGGAAGCTGCTCGCCTCCGGGACTAGCGCCGTAGCGACCCTGCCCTCGGACCGCCGGCCCTGGTGGACCCGAGCCGAGTCCTCCGGCGCCCCGTTGCGGGCCGGCTGGGTCGAGGGGCCGGGGGAGTTTGATCCGTTGTTCTTTGAGATTTCGCCGCGTGAGGCGGAGGCGATGGATCCGCGGCAGCGGTTGTTGTTGCAGGAGATGTGGCATGCGTTGGAGGATGCGGCGGTTGGGTCGCGGGAGTTGTCGGAGTCTCGGGTTGGAGTATTCGTCGGTGTCGAGGAGAGCAACTACCCACAGCCCTTCGATGAGCAGCCCCTGACCGCCAACAGTAACTCGGCCTTGGCCGGTCGGCTGTCCTATTTCTTGGATTTGACGGGGCCAGCGATGGCGATCAGTACGGCGTGTTCGTCCGGGTTGGTGGCTTTCCATGAGGCGTGTAATGCCTTGCGTGCCGGTGAATGTGATTTGGCTGTTGTCGCCGCGGCAGCGCTGCTGGCCAGTGAGAACGATTACCTGGTTATGTCTCGGGCTGGGATGTTGTCGGCTTCTGGGGTGTGTCGGGCTTTTGATGAGCGGGCTGATGGTTTGGTGCCTGGTGAGGCTGTGGTGGCTGTGGTGTTGCAGCGTCGTGATGAGGCGTTGCGGCGGGGGCGTCGGGTATTGGCGTCGGTGTTGGGTTCTGGTGTGAATGCGGATGGTCGGACTAATGGGATTACGGCTCCTTCGGGTGAGGCGCAGGAGTCGTTGATTCGTGGGGTGTTGGAGCGTTCGGGTGTTTCTGCGGATCGGGTGGGTCATGTGGTGGCTCATGGGACTGGGACGCGGTTGGGGGATCCGGTTGAGGTGAATGCGTTGGTGTCGGTTTTTGGTGGTGGGTCGTGTGTGGTTTCTTCGGTGAAGCCGAATGTGGGGCATGCGTTGGCGGCGTCGGGTTTGGTGTCGTTGGTGTCGTTGGTTGAGGGGATGCGGCATGAGTTGATTGCGCCGTCGATTTTGTGTGAGTGTCCTAGTGATTATGTGGATTGGGATTCGTCGGGTTTGGTGTTGGCGCGTGAGGGTGTGGCGTGGCCTGCGGGTGAGGGGGCTCGGATTGGGGCGGTTTCTGCTTTCGGGTTTAGTGGTACTAATGCTCATGTTCTCCTCGAAGCCGGAACCACACTGAGTAGTGATGGCCTGCGGTGGGAACAGGCTCCGTCCCCCGATTACTCCCTCATCGTTCTGTCGGCCCGTACGGAAGAGGCCCTTGATGTGCAACTCACCCAACTTGCTGATTGGCTTGACGGCGATGGGGCACGGGTACCGCTGCCAGCGGTCAGCCGGACCCTCGGCGAGGGCCGGGTCCATCAACAGTGCCGATTCTCCCTCGTCGCCACCGACACGGCAGATGCGGTTGAGAAATTGCGTCGTGAGGTGCGTCAGGAGCGTCCTGCGGGGAGCCATCGAGGCCGAGTGCGCCGAGGTTTCCAGCCCAATCCGGCATTGGCGCGAGTGCACGCGGAACTCATCGCGGGAACGCCCGGCACCGGCGGTGACGAACTGCAAGCACGTCTTGAGGCAATAGGGGAGTTGTTCTGTCAGGGATACGAGCCCGATTGGTCCGGTTTCTGGACCGGTAGCCGGCCTGAATTTGTGGGACTTCCGGGCTATCGCTTCGCAGCGGAGACCTATTGGGTAGAACCACCGAACTCCTGCGAGCTGCCCGCAAGTCTTCTAGAGCTAGAGGAAGACACGTCGACCTGGTCGATCGAGTACCAAGACCTATTCCCGGACGACACCTTCGTTCGTTGACTCCCATCATCTTGAAAGGCACAGAAATGATCTCCCAGGCGCTCGCCTCCCAAACAGCCTCTCGGACACTCGGGCTCGAGAGCCAACTCGGCTTGGCTAGAGCTGCGATTCATAAGGCTGTCGGGCAGAGGGAATGGATCCGGTTGGACATCACTTCGCCCTGCGTATCGCTTACCGTGACCCCATCCAACCCGCCAGTCGTGGATGTGAAGCCGGCCTCGGGATCAGGCTCGGTTGAGTGGACGGTTCGGCTCCGCGACGCGGACGGCTCCGCCGGGTTGTCCGGCCTCGCCCGGCTATCCGAGGCGCCTACGGGCGACCTGACAGCAGTGCGCGAGACCTGCCTGACCGAGGTCGCGACCCTATCCGGGACTGAGGGGACGTGGAGCCGCGGCTCTGACCCGCAACCAACCCTGGTGCGGCTGAAGGGCTTGGACAGGGTGCCCCACATCGCGGGCGGAGCACTCCCAGCCTTGTTGCCGGGAACCGTTCGTAGCTTGGAGGCCTCGTCTGACTTCGCGCCTGCGGCGTGGGCAGTGTTGCGCGACGAGCAGTGCGAGCTGTATGCCGCTGACGGGAACCTCGTCGGCCGGCTGCTCGCTGAGCCGGCACCCACGCTCGTCCCCAGCCCCGGTCGCAAGGGCTTCATGTCTGGCTGGAGCGCCCTCGAGTGCCTCGAGTGGGAACTCGCCGACACCCTTGCCGAGCTGCAGCGAGTCCCGGTGGATCAGATTGAGATTGACGAGGAACTGCGTTCCTACGGGCTAGATTCCATCAGCCTCGTCGAGTTCTGCGGAGTGGCCGGGGAACGGCTTGGGATAAGCCTGTTGCCAGACGTGTGTTACAGCCACCCGACTCTGCAGCGCCTGGCTGCGCATCTGATGAGCAAAGATTCGGAGACCCTCGCCCGCCGGTATGAGGAGCAGACTCGTGTGCCCCAGACGGTGCCGACTTTCGCCGAGAATGCCTCGGCTCCCGAGGAGCCTTCGCCTCTGGCGTCGGAGAACCACGAGGCGCCGCACTCCTCCGACAACCAAGAGCCGGTTTATGTGGTGGGGATGGCTGGTCGGTTCCCTGGTGCTGGTGATGTGTTGGGGTTGTGGTCGGTGTTGTGTGGTGGTGAGTCGGTTGTGGGGGATGTGTCTGGGTTGCGGCCGGGTTGGGGTGATGGTCGGCGTCGGGTGATGGGGGCGTTGGACGGGATCGACGAGTTCGACGCCAGGTTCTTCAACATCTCCCCCCGAGAAGCGGAACTGATGGATCCGCGGCAGCGGTTGTTGTTGCAGGAGATGTGGCATGCGTTGGAGGACGCCGGACTCAGCTCGGCCGATCTGACCGACAAACGCATCGGCGTGTATGTCGGTGCCGAGGACAGCGGATACCTCTCCAGGTTGGAAGCGGATACACCAATCACGGCCAATCATTCGGGTGTGTTGGCGTCTCGGTTGAGTTATTTTTTGGATTTGCGTGGTCCGGTTTTGGCGATTAATACGGCGTGTTCGTCGGGTTTGGTTGCGTTGCATGAGGCGTGGTTGTCGTTGCGTGCTGGTGAGTGTGATGTGGCGGTGGTTGCTGGGGCGCATGTGATTACTCATCCTGGTGCGTTTGATGCGATGGCTGATGCGGGGATGTTGTCTGGGTCGGGTTGTTGTTCGGCGTTTGGTGCTGCGGCTGATGGGATGGTTCCTGGTGAGGCTGTGGCGGTTGTGGTGTTGCAGCGTGGTGGTGTTCCTGGTCGTAGTTATGGGTCGGTTGTTGCGTCGGGTGTGAATTATGATGGTCGGACTAATGGGATTACTGCGCCGTCTGGTTCTGCTCAGGTTGATTTGTTGTCTGGTGTTTATGGTGTTGGGGGTGTGGATCCGGGTTCGGTGTCTCATGTGATGGCGCATGGGACGGGGACTAGGTTGGGGGATCCGGTTGAGGTTAATGCGTTGGGTGTGGTGTTTGGTGGTGGTGTGCCGGTTGCGTTGTCGTCGGTGAAGTCGTGTTTGGGGCATACGCAGGCTGCGTCGGGTTTGGTGTCGTTGATTGCGGTGTTGTTGGAGATGCGGTTTGGGGTGTTGGTGCCGTCGTTGAATGTGGGGGAGTTGAATCCGTTTGTTGCGTGGGATGAGTTGGGTTTGGAGGTTGTTGATCGGTGTCGTGAGTGGGGTGATGTTGGTGGTGTGTTGCGTCGTGCTGGGGTTTCGAGTTTTGGG
This window contains:
- a CDS encoding beta-ketoacyl synthase N-terminal-like domain-containing protein; translated protein: MTTQIAETARVAALRNRLVREILAPATGLAPEVVDRAGSIRCIGLGSVDYVEIIRLIRHHLGVAIPASKLFMHHNINELAGYLVNRLDGGTGQEATKSVPQQFTGAPVQSRAGKELGTRQVAIIGVAMNLPGDIRDLDALWRHSARQGDAVTPIADSRPEILRDHLRNHSSLLGFPEYAAFTSDIRAFDAAFFGISPAEARAMDPQQRKMLELTWHVLEDAGYRPASLAGAPVGVHCAVNAVDYGELLIQEPQILESLGPFADPGVHPSMIANRVSRWFGFSGPSETYNTACSSSLVALHHAVRALRDGSCELAIAAGVNALLSARGFHQMNRAGMLSPDGRCAAFDHRGNGFVRAEGFVAVLLKPLELALKDGDRVLAAILGTAIGHDGRTDSLRAPNPAAQRDLVMAAIRDADVPAETISYLEAHGTGTALGDPIEFEGLSAAFQRLAPGMPEGSCVLGSVKTNLGHLEAAAGLAGVAKVLACFARRELPGLGHFERLNPNLDTGGSPFRIATANEPWQPDGDATPLRCGISSFGFGGANAHVILEGGFDAASVTRDAILPVLLVLSSCTADGLRAEAGALAAHLASHPERDLRTTALGLMARQPLEERLALIVSDRDEAIARLAEFADIGTAFRIRCGRVPTSHVLALPTPGTSADAVSDWLNSGNLESAQESWLAGHQVPWDGLGFMPEAAGLPGHVFAKTSFWYDDVPSPECPSLDRRLHPLVAYNTSTFAEQRFRIALDPADVLARHRQVDGVASMPSSALLEAARFCYEVACGASGPVVLSDLLWAPEQPTAGPLDIVLVPSGDGADFDFLDSDGAVVCQGTIRAGTPATRSAANWGLEIVDPAGIAEEFATAGLRHGPAYGCIVALSLGERMASARIRLPETLAALEQPYTIQPMLLARALELAWLAMRREGLASNTTEPSYLGEMAVHQAMGLEADVDVRVGSSGCDITIRNEEQILATLTDVRFTEIGQVQR